From Seriola aureovittata isolate HTS-2021-v1 ecotype China chromosome 16, ASM2101889v1, whole genome shotgun sequence, one genomic window encodes:
- the tac1 gene encoding protachykinin-1 — MKLLLLPVLMAFFAVVQVFCEENEPREEADYWTSSNQIQDGWPSNNPFREILLRMTRKPRPHQFIGLMGKRSMANSQITRKRHKVNSFVGLMGKRSQEEPESYEWNTIQTYDKRR, encoded by the exons ATGAAGTTGCTGCTTTTACCGGTTTTAATGGCTTTTTTCGCCGTCGTCCAAGTTTTTTGCGAAGAAAACGAGCCAAGAGAAGAAGCGGACTACTGGACCAGCAGCAACCAAATACAG gaCGGCTGGCCCTCCAACAACCCGTTCAGAGAAATCCTCCTGAGAATGACGAGAAAGCCGCGGCCGCATCAGTTCATCGGCCTGATGGGGAAGCGCTCCATGG CAAATTCACAGATCACCCGCAAAA GGCATAAAGTCAACTCTTTCGTCGGACTGATGGGGAAAAGAAGCCAAGAGGAGCCAG agtCCTACGAGTGGAACACGATACAGACGTACGACAAGCGCCGCTAA
- the asns gene encoding asparagine synthetase [glutamine-hydrolyzing], producing MCGIWALFGSDECLSVQCTCAMKIAHRGPDAFRFENVNGFTNCCFGFHRLAIVDQLYGMQPLRIKKFPFLWLCYNGEIYNHHTLRKQFEFEHQTKVDGEILLHLYNRFGIKKMASLLDGVFAFILLDTANRKVFLGRDTYGVRPLFKLLTDDGFLAVCSEAKGLTDITHAMASPASIVPFLPGHFESFDLKPNGKVQSVQMEQFHCCTQEPAHAVYDTLERLPTRFDEETVKSNIRALFENAVKKRLMAQRRIGCLLSGGLDSSLVAATLVKLAKEEKLEYPIQTFSIGSEDSPDIIAARTVAAHIGSEHHEVNFTAEEGIQAVEDVIFHLETYDITTIRASVGMYLVSKHIREKTDSVVIFSGEGSDELTQGYIYFHKAPDPKAAAEDSVRLMKELYLFDVLRADRTTAAHGLELRVPFLDHRFTAYYLSLPEEMRTPKHGVEKHLLRESFKGLNLIPDEILWRRKEAFSDGMMSVKKSWYTCLQEHLESMVNDDQMEKAHKTFPHNPPCTKEAYYFRQVFEKHYPGRAEWLPHYWMPRWINATDPSARTLSIYKPDKDQ from the exons ATGTGTGGTATCTGGGCTTTGTTTGGCAGCGATGAGTGCCTGTCGGTTCAGTGCACTTGTGCCATGAAGATTGCTCACAGGGGCCCTGACGCCTTCCGCTTTGAGAATGTCAACGGCTTCACCAACTGCTGCTTTGGCTTCCACCGGCTGGCTATCGTGGACCAGCTGTACGGCATGCAGCCCTTACGCATCAAGAAGTTTCCTTTCCTCTGGCTCTGCTACAATGGAGAAATTTACAACCACCACACG CTGAGGAAGCAGTTTGAGTTTGAACACCAGACCAAAGTGGACGGTGAGATCTTACTCCACTTGTACAATCGCTTTGGCATCAAGAAGATGGCCTCTCTGCTGGATGGTGTGTTTGCCTTCATTCTGCTGGACACTGCCAACAGAAAGGTCTTCTTGGGGAGGGATACCTACGGTGTCCGGCCTTTGTTCAAACTCCTGACAGATGACGGCTTCCTTGCAGTCTGCTCAGAGGCTAAAG GGCTTACGGACATTACCCACGCAATGGCCTCCCCAGCCAGCATTGTCCCTTTTCTCCCTGGGCACTTTGAGTCCTTTGATTTGAAGCCGAATGGCAAAGTTCAGTCTGTTCAGATGGAGCAgtttcactgctgcacacaGGAGCCTGCTCATGCTGTCTATGACACTTTGGAGAGACTACCAACAA GGTTTGATGAGGAAACGGTGAAAAGCAACATCAGAGCCCTGTTTGAGAATGCTGTGAAGAAACGTCTGATGGCTCAAAGGAGAATTGGTTGTCTTCTCTCAG GTGGTCTGGACTCCAGTTTGGTTGCTGCTACACTGGTGAAACTGGCCAAAGAGGAGAAGCTGGAGTATCCCATCCAGACGTTTTCCATCGGGTCAGAGGACAGTCCAGACATCATTGCTGCTCGCACG gTTGCAGCTCACATTGGCAGTGAACACCACGAGGTGAACTTCACTGCAGAGGAAGGTATCCAAGCAGTAGAGGATGTCATCTTCCACCTGGAGACTTATGACATCACTACCATCCGTGCCTCTGTTG GGATGTACTTGGTTTCAAAGCACATCAGGGAGAAGACCGACAGTGTGGTGATCTTTTCTGGAGAGGGTTCGGATGAGCTCACTCAGGGATACATTTACTTCCACAAG GCTCCCGATcccaaagcagcagcagaggacagcGTCCGACTGATGAAGGAACTCTACCTGTTCGATGTTCTCCGAGCTGATCGCACCACCGCTGCACATGG CCTGGAGCTCAGAGTGCCGTTCCTGGACCACAGATTCACAGCGTACTACCTCTCCCTGCCAGAGGAGATGAGGACTCCTAAG CACGGAGTGGAGAAGCACCTTCTGAGGGAATCTTTCAAAGGTCTCAACTTGATCCCTGATGAGATCCTGTGGAGGCGCAAAGAGGCTTTCAGTGACGGAATGATGTCTGTGAAGAAGTCCTGGTACACCTGCCTGCAGGAGCATCTAGAGTCTATG GTGAACGATGACCAGATGGAGAAGGCTCACAAGACATTCCCTCACAACCCTCCGTGCACCAAAGAGGCCTACTACTTCAGACAGGTGTTTGAGAAGCACTATCCAGGCCGGGCCGAGTGGCTCCCCCATTACTGGATGCCGCGCTGGATCAACGCCACGGACCCCTCAGCCCGGACCCTGTCCATTTATAAACCTGATAAAGACCAGTGA